A part of Gemmatimonas groenlandica genomic DNA contains:
- a CDS encoding S41 family peptidase: protein MRLACRLLLGSVSAAALLAPTLLRAQAPEPVKFARYAHVANDGTIAFTYQDDIWLADADGANPRRLTAHVARDFMPRFSPDGRWIAFTSNRLGNNDVYVVPVSGGEPRQLTWHSGDDQALYWTPDGREIVFTSARGEHPFGSPLYRVTLDGSIPRAMSMDFGRSGMIKQDATKIAFNRTLPSYWRKGYRGNSNADIAVQDLKSGEITELTDTDVKSYQSAVHDVHPMWGADGMIYFASERDGTFNIWRVPPTGGAPQQVTKHKEDGVQFPAISPDGRHLIYENDFELWTLDVPSGAPKKLALRMAFDPKENDVDMMSTTNRADGFSPSPNGDYLAVDFHGEIMIVPTESGVGERTQVTSSPWRERSQVYSPDGRRLAYISDESGDEEIWIYDLATAQRRKVTTQASIKADLTWAPNSQKLAYTGANRLWEVDAAGGGPRELAFNQAGGFTIGSWAGDGNALSYIKRDDDQNADVFVFDLRTKKEVNVTRNPFADGNGMLTPDGRHVVFTSSREGGVSQLFVVSLARLTEDPNDPLVRERQRRAAGAGAGASARADRGDSAATSTAGAAAAPMRIDEAGIERRAMQLTRGALPVGAFFLSRDGRTIMFTVGGGGGGPGGGGQNAAATDADNPNVGLFSIAIDGLNRRRIAGGTYPGMTPTADRRAIYFRRASRSGDGDAAGGAASGTEIAKLVIATPQRAEPVAFSFGVRVDRRAEWNQLFEESWRVMKYRFYDEKMHGKDWDAVKSRYKPLLRYVGTNEDVYDLANEMIGELNASHTGVSGPPTRAMPRVYSTRFLGLELEPTDAGRYRIGHIYRDGPADKEWLGLSTGDYILSIDGQDVKSGDNYWKTLSATVNEYIPVKVAKSPSGEGARTVRIESVTSLSNIKYEEWVANNRDVVEKDTKGDIAYVHIRSMDQPSLVRFRNEIDRFSNKKGIIVDIRYNGGGNIDQEIIDILERQPYQFWNQRTGSRSWGRRPRQAIAGPKVMMINARSGSDSEVTPMAFRQLGLGRIVGNPTAAAVIATGSYNLINGGTIRTPGSLVITYDPTKPNNYGVNLENLGVPPDVWVKNSPMDEVKKYDRELKTAIEEAMRMLRESTPKKITGN, encoded by the coding sequence ATGCGTCTCGCCTGCCGCCTGCTGCTTGGGTCCGTGTCCGCCGCGGCCCTCCTCGCCCCGACGCTCCTGCGGGCCCAAGCCCCCGAGCCGGTCAAGTTTGCGCGATACGCGCACGTGGCCAACGATGGGACGATTGCCTTCACCTATCAGGACGACATCTGGCTGGCCGATGCCGACGGGGCCAATCCTCGCCGGCTGACGGCACACGTCGCGCGCGACTTCATGCCGCGCTTTTCGCCCGACGGACGCTGGATCGCGTTTACCAGCAACCGCTTGGGCAACAACGATGTGTACGTGGTGCCGGTGAGCGGTGGAGAGCCGAGGCAGCTGACGTGGCATTCCGGCGACGACCAGGCGCTGTACTGGACACCCGACGGACGCGAGATCGTGTTCACCAGCGCCCGCGGTGAGCATCCGTTCGGATCGCCGCTATACCGCGTGACGCTCGATGGGTCGATACCGCGCGCGATGTCGATGGATTTCGGTCGCTCCGGCATGATCAAGCAGGATGCCACCAAGATTGCGTTCAACCGCACCCTCCCCAGCTACTGGCGCAAGGGCTATCGCGGGAACAGCAACGCCGACATCGCCGTGCAGGATCTCAAGAGCGGCGAGATCACCGAGCTCACTGATACCGACGTCAAGTCCTACCAGTCGGCCGTGCACGATGTGCATCCGATGTGGGGCGCTGACGGCATGATCTACTTCGCGTCGGAGCGCGATGGGACCTTCAATATCTGGCGCGTGCCTCCCACGGGGGGCGCGCCGCAGCAGGTCACGAAGCACAAGGAAGACGGGGTGCAGTTTCCGGCGATCTCACCGGACGGTCGTCATCTGATCTACGAAAACGACTTCGAGCTGTGGACCCTCGACGTGCCCAGCGGTGCGCCGAAAAAGCTGGCCCTTCGGATGGCCTTCGATCCGAAGGAGAATGACGTCGACATGATGTCCACCACCAACCGTGCCGACGGATTCTCGCCGTCCCCCAACGGTGACTACCTCGCGGTGGACTTTCACGGCGAGATCATGATCGTGCCCACTGAGTCCGGCGTGGGTGAACGCACGCAGGTGACAAGTTCTCCGTGGCGTGAGCGGTCGCAGGTCTACAGCCCGGATGGGCGGCGCCTTGCCTACATCTCCGATGAGTCGGGCGACGAGGAGATCTGGATCTATGATCTCGCGACGGCACAGCGACGCAAGGTCACCACGCAGGCATCGATCAAGGCCGATCTGACCTGGGCGCCGAACTCGCAGAAGCTCGCCTACACGGGCGCCAATCGCTTGTGGGAAGTGGATGCCGCCGGCGGTGGGCCGCGCGAGTTGGCATTCAATCAGGCCGGCGGATTCACCATCGGGTCGTGGGCCGGCGATGGCAACGCGCTCAGCTACATCAAGCGCGATGACGATCAGAATGCGGATGTGTTCGTATTCGATCTCCGCACGAAGAAGGAAGTGAACGTGACGCGCAATCCGTTCGCCGACGGAAACGGTATGCTCACGCCTGATGGCCGACATGTGGTGTTCACCTCGTCGCGAGAGGGCGGAGTCTCGCAACTGTTCGTGGTCTCGTTGGCCCGACTGACCGAGGATCCCAATGATCCGCTGGTGCGCGAGCGTCAGCGTCGTGCAGCGGGCGCCGGCGCCGGCGCCAGTGCGCGCGCCGACCGCGGTGACTCAGCCGCCACGTCGACGGCGGGTGCTGCCGCGGCTCCCATGCGTATCGACGAAGCGGGCATCGAGCGTCGGGCCATGCAGCTCACGCGCGGCGCGCTTCCCGTCGGCGCGTTCTTCCTGTCGCGTGACGGCCGGACGATCATGTTCACCGTGGGCGGTGGTGGTGGCGGACCGGGAGGCGGAGGGCAGAATGCCGCCGCGACCGACGCCGACAACCCGAACGTCGGACTGTTCAGCATTGCGATCGATGGGCTCAACCGGCGGCGTATTGCCGGAGGGACGTATCCCGGAATGACACCGACCGCCGATCGCCGCGCGATCTACTTCCGTCGAGCGTCTCGCTCGGGTGACGGCGACGCGGCCGGCGGCGCGGCCTCCGGCACGGAGATCGCCAAGCTGGTCATCGCCACGCCGCAGCGCGCCGAGCCGGTCGCGTTCAGCTTCGGAGTGCGGGTCGATCGCCGCGCCGAATGGAATCAGCTGTTCGAAGAGTCATGGCGCGTGATGAAGTACCGCTTCTACGACGAGAAGATGCACGGGAAGGATTGGGATGCCGTCAAGTCGCGCTACAAGCCACTCCTGCGTTACGTGGGCACGAACGAGGATGTGTACGATCTGGCCAATGAGATGATCGGTGAGCTGAACGCGTCGCACACGGGTGTAAGCGGACCGCCGACACGCGCGATGCCACGTGTCTACAGCACGCGATTCCTGGGCCTCGAGCTGGAGCCGACCGATGCGGGCCGATATCGCATCGGACACATCTACCGTGACGGGCCGGCCGACAAGGAGTGGCTCGGGTTGTCCACCGGAGACTATATCCTGTCGATCGACGGGCAGGATGTGAAGTCGGGCGACAACTACTGGAAGACGCTCAGCGCGACGGTGAACGAGTACATCCCCGTGAAGGTCGCCAAGTCCCCCAGCGGTGAAGGCGCGCGCACCGTTCGCATCGAAAGCGTCACGTCGCTGTCGAACATCAAGTATGAAGAGTGGGTGGCCAACAATCGCGACGTCGTGGAGAAGGACACCAAGGGCGACATCGCGTACGTACACATTCGCTCGATGGATCAGCCGTCACTCGTGCGCTTTCGCAATGAGATCGACCGCTTCTCCAACAAGAAGGGCATCATCGTCGACATTCGCTACAATGGCGGTGGCAATATCGATCAGGAGATCATCGACATTCTCGAACGGCAACCGTATCAGTTCTGGAACCAGCGTACCGGTTCGCGTAGCTGGGGACGTCGGCCACGACAGGCGATTGCAGGTCCAAAGGTCATGATGATCAACGCGCGGTCAGGCTCCGACAGCGAAGTCACACCGATGGCGTTCCGGCAGCTGGGGTTGGGCCGAATCGTCGGCAACCCGACCGCCGCGGCGGTAATCGCGACCGGCAGCTACAACCTGATCAACGGCGGAACGATCAGAACACCTGGATCGCTCGTGATCACCTACGATCCCACCAAGCCGAACAACTACGGCGTGAACCTCGAGAACCTTGGCGTCCCACCCGACGTCTGGGTCAAGAACTCGCCGATGGACGAGGTGAAGAAGTACGATCGTGAACTCAAGACGGCGATCGAAGAGGCGATGCGCATGCTCAGGGAGAGCACGCCGAAGAAGATCACGGGTAACTGA